A genomic stretch from Chitinophaga lutea includes:
- a CDS encoding nucleoside deaminase, translated as MTDEHFMQQALGEARKALDKGEVPIGAVVVQNGLIIGRGHNQVEMLTDCTAHAEMIALTAAFNYMGAKYLPDATLYVTLEPCVMCAGALYWSKIGRIVYAAADEKNGYRRVTGDKTPFHPKTKVESGIRGEESLQLVKAFFAARRK; from the coding sequence ATGACCGATGAGCATTTTATGCAGCAGGCGCTGGGCGAGGCCCGCAAGGCATTAGACAAGGGCGAAGTGCCCATCGGGGCGGTAGTGGTGCAGAACGGGCTGATCATCGGCCGCGGCCACAACCAGGTGGAAATGCTCACCGACTGTACCGCGCATGCGGAAATGATCGCGCTTACCGCGGCGTTCAACTACATGGGCGCCAAGTACCTTCCGGACGCTACGTTGTACGTAACGCTGGAGCCCTGCGTGATGTGCGCCGGCGCCCTGTACTGGAGCAAGATCGGGCGCATCGTGTATGCGGCGGCGGATGAAAAGAACGGCTACCGCCGCGTAACGGGCGATAAAACGCCCTTCCATCCGAAAACCAAAGTGGAAAGCGGGATACGCGGGGAAGAGAGCCTGCAGCTGGTGAAGGCTTTTTTCGCGGCAAGAAGAAAGTAA
- a CDS encoding SPFH domain-containing protein has translation MDNYVWYIVLGIAGLILLSSFVTVQQGTIGVTTIFGKYNRILFPGLNFKIPLIEKVFKRISIQNRSVELEFQAITIDQANVYFKAMLLYSVLNQQEETIKNVAFKFMDERSFMQALIRTIEGSIRGFVATKRQAEVLALRKDITEHVKEQIDLTLEQWGFHLQDLQLNDITFDDAIMRSMAQVVASNNLKAAAENEGQALLITKTKAAEADGNAIKIAAEAERQAAQLRGQGVALFREEVAKGMTMAAKEMQQANLDTSVILFSMWVEGIKHFSENSKGNVIFLDGSSEGMEKSMKQLMSLNQLMDVKKEK, from the coding sequence ATGGATAATTACGTATGGTATATCGTGTTGGGCATTGCGGGCCTTATCCTCCTGTCTTCTTTCGTTACCGTGCAGCAGGGCACTATCGGGGTTACGACTATTTTCGGCAAGTACAACCGCATTTTGTTCCCCGGCCTTAACTTCAAGATACCCCTCATCGAAAAAGTATTCAAACGCATTTCCATCCAGAACCGCTCCGTGGAGCTGGAGTTCCAGGCCATCACCATCGACCAGGCGAATGTGTATTTTAAAGCGATGCTGTTGTATTCCGTGCTGAACCAGCAGGAAGAGACCATCAAAAACGTGGCGTTCAAATTCATGGACGAGCGCAGCTTCATGCAGGCGCTGATACGCACCATCGAAGGCTCCATCCGCGGTTTTGTGGCCACCAAAAGGCAGGCGGAAGTGCTGGCCCTCCGGAAAGACATTACCGAGCACGTAAAGGAACAGATCGACCTGACACTGGAGCAATGGGGTTTTCACCTGCAGGACCTCCAGCTGAACGATATCACTTTCGACGATGCCATCATGCGGTCGATGGCCCAGGTAGTGGCCTCCAACAACCTGAAGGCGGCTGCCGAAAACGAAGGCCAGGCATTGCTCATTACCAAAACCAAAGCGGCCGAAGCGGATGGTAACGCCATCAAAATCGCCGCAGAGGCCGAACGCCAGGCAGCCCAGCTGCGCGGCCAGGGCGTGGCCCTCTTCCGCGAAGAAGTGGCAAAGGGTATGACCATGGCCGCCAAAGAAATGCAGCAGGCCAACCTCGATACCTCCGTGATACTTTTCTCCATGTGGGTGGAAGGCATCAAACACTTCTCCGAAAACTCGAAAGGCAACGTGATCTTCCTCGACGGCTCGTCCGAAGGCATGGAAAAAAGCATGAAACAGCTCATGAGCCTCAACCAGCTGATGGATGTGAAGAAAGAAAAATAA
- a CDS encoding LuxR C-terminal-related transcriptional regulator has translation MGTENRDSQDALISENAQLRSRLERLEAIIDQVPAMLYTSNNSRKAVNWCNRRLTDTLGYSEEEILSLGTEFFRQILHPDDTSILAISQQSFQEKKSMYGGVLRVRRRNSPDWFWVVGLGIPFTFDKQGNVIDVICVFLDFTNAIDTGNQISEALREVLRRRNEDVLNKLTAREMDIFTLAARGHNNKEIAEKLNLSRYTIETHRKNIRLKLKVRNTPELVALAKQIGMQ, from the coding sequence ATGGGCACAGAAAACCGCGATTCTCAGGATGCGCTGATATCGGAGAATGCACAATTGCGGAGCCGGCTCGAAAGATTGGAAGCCATTATAGACCAGGTACCGGCAATGCTTTATACGTCCAACAACTCCAGGAAAGCTGTTAACTGGTGTAACAGGCGGCTTACAGACACATTAGGGTACTCGGAGGAAGAGATACTCTCACTCGGCACAGAGTTTTTCAGGCAGATACTTCACCCGGACGATACCAGCATTCTGGCGATCTCCCAACAATCCTTCCAGGAAAAGAAATCCATGTACGGCGGCGTGCTGCGCGTGCGCAGGCGTAACAGCCCGGACTGGTTCTGGGTGGTGGGCCTGGGCATCCCCTTTACTTTCGATAAGCAGGGTAACGTGATAGACGTGATCTGCGTATTCCTCGATTTTACCAATGCCATCGACACCGGCAACCAGATCAGCGAAGCCCTCCGCGAGGTGCTGCGCCGCCGCAACGAAGACGTGCTCAACAAGCTCACCGCCCGCGAAATGGACATTTTTACGCTCGCCGCGCGTGGGCATAACAATAAGGAAATTGCGGAAAAATTAAACCTGAGCCGCTATACCATTGAAACACACCGCAAAAACATACGGCTGAAATTAAAGGTCAGGAATACCCCTGAACTCGTTGCCCTGGCCAAACAAATCGGCATGCAATAA
- a CDS encoding superoxide dismutase, producing the protein MAFTLPALPYAHDALEPHFDKLTMEIHHGKHHQAYVDNLNKAIAGTEHENKTLEELVAKAGAISPAVRNNGGGHWNHSFFWLSLAPNAGGAPSGKLADAINSTFGSFDAFKEKFNAAGVSRFGSGWAWLIVKDGKLEITSTPNQDNPLMDVAESKGTPLLGVDVWEHAYYLKYQNRRAEYLAAFWNVVNWDAVSKRFA; encoded by the coding sequence ATGGCATTTACACTTCCTGCTTTGCCGTACGCTCACGATGCGCTGGAGCCGCATTTCGACAAGCTTACGATGGAAATCCATCACGGCAAGCACCACCAGGCTTATGTAGACAACCTGAACAAGGCTATAGCCGGTACCGAGCATGAGAACAAAACACTGGAAGAACTGGTGGCCAAGGCAGGCGCCATCAGCCCGGCTGTAAGAAATAACGGCGGTGGCCACTGGAACCACAGCTTTTTCTGGCTGAGCCTGGCCCCCAACGCGGGCGGCGCTCCGAGCGGCAAACTGGCCGATGCCATCAACAGCACCTTCGGTTCTTTCGATGCGTTCAAAGAAAAATTCAACGCCGCCGGCGTTTCCCGCTTCGGTTCAGGCTGGGCCTGGCTGATCGTGAAGGACGGCAAGCTGGAAATCACTTCTACCCCCAACCAGGACAATCCCCTGATGGACGTGGCCGAATCAAAAGGCACGCCGCTGCTGGGTGTTGACGTGTGGGAACACGCCTATTACCTGAAGTACCAGAACCGCAGGGCCGAGTACCTGGCTGCGTTCTGGAACGTGGTAAACTGGGATGCGGTGAGCAAACGCTTCGCATAA
- a CDS encoding 3-keto-disaccharide hydrolase: MKRLVIPAFCAAALAVASCNTAQPKEEAKQDSVTAGSENMATAEAPANVLSDAEKAEGWSLLFNGTSLDGWRVYKGKQSNTWGAQNGLLHCTGSTTDKSDMRGDLITNNQYENFELEADWKIAPQGNSGILYLVTEEFEAPYMSGPEYQLIDDENFPEKLEDWQKSGANYAMNPPAKLAAKPVGEWNHTRIVLNKGKLEHWLNGEKVVDTEMWTDEWQKNKTTGKWKDYKGYGVAKKGHICLQDHGSEVWFKNMKIRELK; the protein is encoded by the coding sequence ATGAAAAGACTTGTGATTCCTGCGTTTTGCGCAGCCGCCCTGGCGGTGGCCTCGTGCAACACCGCGCAGCCGAAAGAAGAAGCCAAACAGGATTCCGTGACGGCCGGCAGCGAAAACATGGCTACCGCCGAAGCGCCTGCCAACGTGCTCTCCGATGCCGAAAAAGCAGAAGGCTGGAGCCTGCTGTTCAACGGCACCAGCCTCGACGGCTGGCGCGTTTACAAAGGCAAACAGTCCAACACCTGGGGCGCGCAGAACGGCCTGTTGCACTGCACCGGCAGTACTACAGACAAAAGCGACATGCGCGGCGACCTGATCACCAACAACCAGTATGAGAACTTCGAACTGGAAGCCGACTGGAAAATCGCCCCGCAGGGTAACAGCGGCATCCTCTACCTGGTAACGGAAGAGTTCGAGGCCCCTTACATGAGCGGCCCCGAGTACCAGCTGATCGATGATGAGAATTTCCCCGAGAAGCTGGAAGACTGGCAGAAATCAGGCGCTAACTACGCCATGAACCCGCCGGCCAAGCTGGCTGCGAAGCCTGTCGGCGAGTGGAACCATACCCGCATTGTGCTGAACAAGGGGAAACTGGAACACTGGCTCAACGGCGAAAAAGTGGTGGATACCGAAATGTGGACAGACGAGTGGCAGAAGAACAAAACCACCGGCAAGTGGAAAGACTACAAAGGGTACGGCGTGGCGAAGAAAGGCCACATCTGCCTGCAGGACCATGGCAGCGAAGTGTGGTTCAAAAACATGAAGATCAGGGAGCTGAAATAA
- a CDS encoding Gfo/Idh/MocA family protein: MTEHSNGNSRRGFITKLAKGVVGASLVPNIITAADRKRNLEQLARDKNRFSANDQIQVALIGAGGMGTADANTAIQVPGVKLIAACDLYDGRLADAKKKWGNDIYTTRDYKEILERKDVDAVIIATPDSWHKDISVAAMNKGKSVYCEKPMVHDVAEGHAVVEAQNKNKGVVYEVGSQGVSSLGNEKARQLLKDGAIGKLNYAEGFWARMSPFGAWQYPIPEDASPATVGWDAFLANNNKRAFDPLRFFRWRNYKDYGTGVSGDLFVHLFSSLHLVTGSIGPNKIMATGGLRYWKDGREVPDVMLGMFDYPETEIHPAFNLSLRVNFVDGTGGTNYLRMVGSEGSMTVEWDKVTLYRNKAYAASDDPLLQTKTQKDTGRQYVYDRKDMLPPDKMEYVAEEGYKGAHFDHFYNLFNAMRTKGKVSEDALFGFRAAAPALLCNDSYFQNKIMYWDPKNLKTVNK, translated from the coding sequence ATGACAGAACATTCCAACGGAAACTCCCGCCGGGGCTTTATCACAAAACTGGCGAAAGGTGTGGTGGGTGCCTCGCTCGTCCCCAACATCATCACCGCGGCCGACCGCAAAAGAAACCTCGAGCAGCTGGCCCGCGATAAAAACCGCTTCAGCGCCAACGACCAGATACAGGTGGCCCTGATCGGCGCCGGCGGCATGGGCACAGCCGATGCCAATACGGCCATCCAGGTGCCCGGCGTGAAACTGATCGCCGCCTGCGACCTGTACGACGGCCGCCTCGCCGACGCGAAGAAAAAATGGGGCAACGATATTTACACCACCCGCGACTATAAAGAAATACTCGAAAGAAAAGATGTGGATGCGGTGATCATCGCCACACCCGACAGCTGGCACAAGGATATCTCCGTAGCGGCCATGAACAAAGGCAAAAGCGTGTACTGCGAAAAACCGATGGTGCACGACGTAGCCGAAGGCCATGCCGTGGTGGAAGCGCAGAACAAAAACAAAGGCGTGGTGTACGAAGTGGGCAGCCAGGGCGTAAGCTCGCTGGGTAACGAAAAAGCCCGACAGCTGCTGAAAGACGGCGCCATCGGCAAACTCAACTATGCCGAAGGTTTCTGGGCCCGTATGTCGCCCTTCGGTGCATGGCAGTACCCCATCCCCGAAGATGCATCGCCCGCTACCGTAGGCTGGGACGCGTTCCTCGCCAACAACAACAAAAGAGCATTTGATCCCCTGCGTTTCTTCCGCTGGAGGAACTATAAAGATTACGGCACCGGCGTTTCCGGCGACCTGTTCGTGCACCTGTTTTCAAGCCTGCACCTGGTAACCGGCTCCATCGGCCCCAACAAGATCATGGCTACCGGCGGCCTCCGTTACTGGAAAGACGGCCGTGAAGTGCCGGACGTGATGCTGGGCATGTTCGATTATCCCGAAACGGAGATCCATCCCGCTTTCAACCTCTCGCTCCGCGTGAACTTCGTGGACGGCACCGGCGGCACCAACTACCTGCGCATGGTGGGCAGCGAAGGCTCCATGACCGTAGAGTGGGACAAGGTGACCCTCTACCGCAACAAGGCCTACGCCGCATCTGACGATCCGCTGCTGCAGACCAAAACCCAGAAAGACACCGGCCGCCAGTACGTATACGACCGCAAAGACATGTTGCCTCCCGATAAAATGGAATACGTTGCGGAAGAAGGGTACAAAGGCGCGCACTTCGATCACTTCTACAACCTGTTCAACGCCATGCGCACCAAAGGCAAGGTGAGTGAAGACGCCCTGTTCGGCTTCCGCGCCGCCGCGCCCGCGCTGCTTTGCAACGACAGCTACTTCCAGAACAAAATCATGTACTGGGACCCGAAGAATCTGAAAACCGTTAACAAATAA
- a CDS encoding endonuclease/exonuclease/phosphatase family protein, with translation MKNRLLLLLAVMSAGCTASRQATAQADQVNILCYNIHHANPPSVKDRIDIPAIAKVIAGTAPAIVALQEVDVHTDRSGKELHQAEALAKQFGMQYFFAKGIDYGGGEYGVAILSKYPILETKRYPLTTLPGTNGEPRVLATALLQLPNNKRILMACTHLDAQRSDSNRLVQIKEIMDILKEQRYPVILAGDLNAPNGTPVIDALDRQFTRTCGDCAPTIPVENPRRCIDFVAFTPGRFEVLKHAVIPETYASDHLPVNAVLRLR, from the coding sequence ATGAAAAACAGGTTACTACTCTTACTGGCCGTAATGTCGGCAGGCTGTACCGCTTCCCGCCAGGCAACCGCGCAGGCAGACCAGGTGAACATATTGTGCTACAATATCCACCACGCCAATCCTCCCTCCGTGAAAGACAGGATAGACATACCCGCCATCGCGAAAGTGATTGCCGGCACGGCGCCCGCCATCGTGGCCCTGCAGGAAGTGGATGTGCATACGGACCGTTCCGGGAAGGAACTGCACCAGGCCGAAGCGCTCGCCAAACAATTCGGGATGCAGTACTTTTTCGCCAAAGGCATCGACTATGGCGGCGGTGAATACGGGGTGGCCATTCTTTCGAAATATCCCATCCTGGAAACCAAACGCTACCCGCTCACCACGCTGCCCGGCACTAACGGCGAACCGCGTGTGCTGGCCACGGCGCTGCTGCAGCTGCCGAACAATAAACGGATACTGATGGCCTGCACCCACCTCGATGCGCAGCGCAGCGACTCCAACCGCCTCGTGCAGATCAAAGAGATCATGGACATCCTGAAAGAACAGCGGTACCCGGTGATACTGGCCGGCGACCTGAATGCGCCCAACGGCACGCCCGTGATCGATGCGCTGGACCGCCAGTTTACCCGCACCTGCGGCGACTGCGCGCCCACTATTCCCGTTGAGAATCCGCGCCGCTGCATCGATTTCGTGGCCTTTACGCCCGGCAGGTTCGAGGTGCTGAAACATGCCGTGATACCGGAAACCTACGCTTCCGACCACCTGCCCGTGAATGCCGTTTTGCGTTTGCGGTAA
- a CDS encoding S41 family peptidase: MRISKKKIILFSLLGLCLVFAAFRNSDKYFLIAKNLDIFAAFYRELNTYYVEDLPPEKLMHKGIEAMLEETDPYTDFVPEEELDELRFMATGKYGGVGTSIYTEGEWTTITDVYEGSPMARAGVKAGDIIVSLDGKSAKNMEQEEVSRFLKGNAGTVLNIVLRHPITQKETPYKIVREDINVKPVSFAGVVRNEIGYIKMTQFTESSGILVQDAFLKLKKENPGLKGVILDLRGNPGGLLEEAVTLSNIFIDKNKLIVSTKGKVKSWDREYKTAQPAIDLAIPLVVLTSRSSASAAEIVAGAVQDLDRGLVVGQRSYGKGLVQTTRPLPYNAKLKVTTARYYTPSGRCIQAIDYSSRNEEGEADYVPDSLRRSFVTAAGRPVKDGGGIEPDAKVDNMVLSQVAITLLRKQYIFDYATQYYYSHQQAKPASSFSLTEAEFDDFVKFLDGRDYSYKTRSEEALESFRTTAEREKYYGGLAKEFEALQQKMKHDKKQDLLRNKTEIKHLLEEEIMNRYYPQQGRIEKGLSWDKDVDQAVALLGNPARYQELLRKK; encoded by the coding sequence ATGCGGATTTCAAAAAAGAAAATCATCCTGTTCTCGCTGCTCGGCCTCTGCCTGGTCTTTGCCGCATTCCGCAACAGCGATAAATACTTCCTGATTGCCAAAAACCTCGACATCTTCGCGGCCTTCTACCGCGAACTGAATACCTACTACGTGGAAGACCTGCCGCCCGAAAAACTCATGCACAAAGGCATCGAAGCCATGCTCGAGGAAACGGATCCTTACACGGACTTCGTGCCCGAAGAGGAGCTCGACGAACTGCGCTTCATGGCCACCGGTAAATACGGCGGCGTAGGCACCTCCATCTATACCGAAGGGGAATGGACCACCATCACCGATGTGTACGAAGGCAGCCCCATGGCCCGCGCGGGCGTTAAAGCCGGCGACATCATCGTGTCGCTCGACGGCAAAAGCGCCAAAAACATGGAACAGGAAGAAGTAAGCCGCTTCCTGAAAGGCAACGCCGGCACGGTGCTCAATATCGTGCTCCGCCACCCCATCACCCAGAAAGAAACACCGTATAAGATCGTTCGTGAAGACATCAACGTGAAACCCGTGAGTTTCGCCGGCGTGGTGCGCAACGAGATCGGCTATATCAAAATGACCCAGTTCACCGAAAGCAGCGGCATACTGGTACAGGATGCTTTCCTCAAACTGAAAAAGGAAAACCCGGGCCTCAAAGGTGTTATCCTCGACCTGCGCGGCAACCCGGGCGGTTTGCTGGAAGAAGCGGTGACCCTCTCCAACATCTTCATCGACAAAAACAAACTCATCGTATCCACCAAAGGCAAGGTGAAAAGCTGGGACCGCGAGTATAAAACCGCCCAGCCGGCCATCGACCTGGCTATTCCGCTGGTGGTGCTCACCAGCCGTTCTTCCGCCTCCGCCGCCGAAATCGTGGCCGGTGCGGTACAGGACCTCGACCGCGGCCTCGTGGTAGGCCAGCGCTCCTACGGCAAGGGCCTCGTGCAAACCACGCGCCCGCTGCCCTATAACGCCAAACTCAAAGTGACCACCGCGCGCTATTACACGCCCAGCGGCCGCTGCATCCAGGCCATCGACTACTCTTCCCGCAACGAGGAAGGAGAAGCCGACTATGTGCCAGATTCCCTGCGCCGCTCGTTCGTAACGGCCGCCGGCCGCCCTGTGAAAGACGGCGGCGGTATTGAGCCGGACGCCAAAGTGGACAACATGGTGCTCAGCCAGGTGGCCATCACCCTGCTGCGCAAACAGTATATCTTCGACTACGCCACCCAGTACTATTACAGCCACCAGCAGGCAAAACCCGCTTCCAGCTTCAGTTTGACGGAAGCCGAATTCGACGATTTCGTGAAATTCCTCGATGGCCGCGATTACAGCTATAAAACCCGCAGCGAAGAAGCCCTCGAAAGTTTCCGCACCACCGCCGAACGCGAAAAGTATTACGGGGGCCTCGCCAAAGAATTCGAAGCGCTGCAGCAGAAAATGAAGCACGATAAAAAACAGGATTTGCTGCGCAACAAAACCGAGATCAAACACCTGCTCGAAGAAGAGATCATGAACCGCTATTATCCGCAGCAGGGCCGCATCGAAAAGGGCCTCAGCTGGGATAAGGACGTAGACCAGGCCGTTGCCCTGCTCGGCAATCCCGCCCGCTACCAGGAACTGCTCCGCAAAAAATAA
- the yidD gene encoding membrane protein insertion efficiency factor YidD, translated as MKQEVPTEQIKKNSPQLKLLQILSIPFIILIKIYQWCLSPLLGSRCRYTPTCSQYGLEAFKKHGIFKGFWLTTRRILRCNPWGGHGYDPVP; from the coding sequence ATGAAACAGGAAGTTCCCACGGAACAAATAAAGAAGAACAGCCCGCAGCTGAAACTGCTGCAAATACTCAGCATCCCTTTCATTATCCTTATCAAGATTTACCAGTGGTGCCTGAGCCCTCTGCTCGGTTCCCGCTGCAGATATACACCTACCTGCTCACAATATGGATTGGAAGCATTCAAAAAGCACGGTATCTTTAAAGGCTTCTGGCTGACCACCCGGCGTATCCTCCGGTGCAACCCATGGGGCGGCCACGGTTACGACCCGGTACCTTAA